The proteins below come from a single Acidimicrobiales bacterium genomic window:
- a CDS encoding NUDIX domain-containing protein, with the protein DSEKWDTIGGFVEPDETPQEAAMREAREEASVEVELVRLLAALGGPEFRVRYPNGDEAGYVAAVFEAQVISGKPAPEGVKTTEVAWVSLSELSDVDLSAIARAQLSALGWIDSAPQHLGFSQDCAECGFVYDENDAGGAAGAISDGARAMARLLVEAGDDAGTRPEPRTWSALEYGCHLRDVLLVQRERVLLARRSVESPRPAPMGRDERVEHDGYANQSPEDVARQLQDAARLLANVLERLDERSWTRTIIYSFPTLKERSLRWVAVHTVHEVRHHLLDVRRGFSSS; encoded by the coding sequence CGACTCGGAGAAGTGGGACACCATCGGCGGATTCGTCGAGCCGGACGAGACACCCCAAGAAGCCGCCATGCGAGAGGCGCGCGAGGAGGCAAGCGTCGAAGTCGAGCTGGTGCGCCTGTTGGCTGCCTTGGGGGGCCCGGAGTTCCGAGTCCGCTATCCGAACGGGGACGAGGCCGGCTATGTGGCCGCCGTCTTCGAGGCCCAAGTCATCTCCGGCAAGCCAGCCCCCGAGGGCGTGAAGACGACCGAAGTCGCCTGGGTGTCGTTGTCGGAGCTGAGTGATGTGGATCTGTCTGCGATCGCTCGGGCCCAGCTCTCGGCTCTGGGCTGGATCGATTCCGCACCCCAGCACCTCGGTTTCTCACAGGATTGCGCCGAGTGCGGCTTCGTGTACGACGAGAACGATGCGGGCGGCGCCGCCGGTGCGATTTCGGACGGTGCTCGCGCCATGGCGAGGCTGCTCGTAGAGGCTGGAGACGATGCCGGAACACGACCGGAGCCAAGAACGTGGTCGGCACTCGAGTACGGCTGCCACCTTCGCGATGTTCTGCTCGTCCAGCGCGAGCGGGTCCTGCTGGCACGCCGGTCGGTCGAGTCGCCGAGGCCTGCGCCGATGGGCCGGGACGAGCGGGTAGAACACGACGGTTACGCCAACCAGAGTCCTGAGGATGTGGCGCGCCAGCTGCAAGACGCTGCACGACTGCTCGCCAACGTCCTCGAGCGCCTGGACGAGCGCAGCTGGACGCGCACGATCATCTACAGCTTCCCGACCCTCAAAGAGCGAAGCTTGCGATGGGTCGCGGTGCACACGGTTCACGAGGTTCGTCACCATCTGCTGGACGTGCGGCGTGGCTTCAGCAGCTCTTGA
- a CDS encoding methyltransferase domain-containing protein, whose amino-acid sequence MADDTYTHGHQDAVLRSHRWRTAANSAAYLLPHLAAGQHLLDVGCGPGTLTVDLARRVAPGEVVGVDTAASVVDEARLHAVEAAVTNARFLTGDFRSAGLPSRSFDVVHAHQVLQHLTDPVGAIAAMRDLARPGGIVAARDGDYSAFAWWPPEQRLDRWLEIYLAVARRNGAEPNAGRVLLHWARAAGLADPRYSSSTWAFATTVDCRWWADLWAERSVASSFAVQAVEYGIATSAVLHDVARGWRAWANHPDAVFVAVHGEILARA is encoded by the coding sequence ATGGCGGACGACACGTACACCCACGGCCACCAGGACGCCGTCTTGCGTTCCCACCGCTGGCGGACCGCGGCCAACTCCGCCGCCTACCTGCTTCCCCATCTCGCCGCCGGTCAGCACCTGCTGGACGTCGGTTGTGGCCCGGGGACCCTGACCGTGGACCTTGCTCGTCGTGTCGCGCCGGGAGAGGTGGTCGGGGTGGACACGGCGGCCTCCGTGGTGGACGAGGCCCGTTTGCACGCCGTCGAGGCGGCCGTGACAAACGCGCGGTTCCTGACCGGCGACTTCCGCTCAGCGGGTCTCCCGTCCCGCTCGTTCGACGTCGTCCATGCTCATCAGGTCCTGCAGCACCTCACTGATCCGGTCGGGGCGATCGCCGCTATGCGCGACCTGGCGAGGCCAGGGGGAATCGTGGCTGCTCGCGACGGCGACTACTCCGCCTTTGCCTGGTGGCCGCCGGAGCAGCGTCTCGACAGGTGGCTCGAGATCTACCTGGCTGTCGCTCGGCGTAACGGTGCCGAGCCGAACGCGGGACGAGTGCTGCTCCATTGGGCACGCGCTGCCGGGTTGGCCGACCCGAGGTACTCGTCCTCAACCTGGGCGTTCGCCACGACAGTCGATTGCCGGTGGTGGGCCGACCTCTGGGCGGAACGGTCGGTCGCGTCGTCCTTCGCGGTGCAAGCGGTCGAGTACGGCATCGCCACTTCGGCCGTGCTGCACGACGTGGCCCGTGGATGGCGGGCGTGGGCGAACCATCCGGACGCCGTCTTCGTCGCCGTCCACGGCGAGATCCTCGCCCGCGCCTAG